Within Lolium rigidum isolate FL_2022 chromosome 5, APGP_CSIRO_Lrig_0.1, whole genome shotgun sequence, the genomic segment gccgattactactactagtcctatgctagtagtccctaatctaagggccgtcgctgccctcgtcgtcgccgtcggagctgccgtcggcgctgctgccggcgagctcctcgtcgctgctgccgtagccctcggcaggggcttcttcctcctcgtcgtcgtcatcgtcgtcgtcgtcatccgacccggcgcggaagcgcttcgccggcggatactcgtcggaggaggtgtcatcctcctcttcctcctcctcgtcggaggaggtgaagtcgtcccaggagaagaggtcgtcctcgctctccgcctccagctccccatcgacgaggaactggaagtcgtcttctccgtcggtcaaggacttgtcatcctcagaccaaatggaggaatCATGATCCTCcgtgtcccacttcgttggggcgaggatatcgtGCGCCTCCAtcgagtcccactccggcgtcggctcccgagaggaagaggatagggaggaaagacccgaggaggcagaggaggaggaggaggagtccatggtgcagaggagggcttttcgatggATAGTACGGAGCAGGGGGgtgaagaagcgaactgctcgacgcggttaaataaaggggatgtagtggagatttaatgctgcggcggtttccgaggacatggtgccaaaactgtcaaatcgtgcagagaagttgagaaggcaagtcatcatgatgaaaggatactgtgacggttctgctctgccacgacgtgaccctacgaagaaaaaacagagtggttttgaaattatcattgtcaaaaccaggggggcatgtgttatcaccagattttgaccagaccaagagatgggccgtgattgagatgagcttaaaggatgtgcacgaagaaTATTtccgaatcggccttgtacgagagtttgggctaggttgcccttgtatttgtacattatggtagactttgttagaattaagagatagagtttagctcgtacacggttaggtttattcccaaattagaaagtctacggactataaatatgtacctagggttattgagaaaggaggacgatcacgttcacaacaaaccaatccaggcgcatcgccaccccttgtttcgagggtttcttccgggtaagcgtcatgctgcctagatcgcgatcggatctaggcagtatctgtttattcgttgctggtgttgctcgtgctgaagcttttttgatggctagcaacacccttatcgtggatgttttggggctgacatcgatgcttttatgatatgcttgtttagcacaatatctagctgcccttgcacctatcttgggtgtaagggcagcatcttgcttaatctttatttagtagatccgatctgttatagttgttccttgttctccaaggattagtttgatatctgcatggttaggccttgcaaacgggttgaacgatccggtagtgcataaggtgtggtttgctgatcctagaagggattattccgggaatcgacttcatgttggtttttaggcctcttttaggactagttttccatcatcttttgtatctgctaggctcaactacgcgtaggatgttccggttatgcggtgaaaaccctagactgtcgtagattggtttaactttgtattgataaagcaggatccccatgtcattgtaaatccaacgtgaatcatggggcaatcggctctttgagccgattcacaggataacctaagagccgatcggagctcgtatttaatgtttacgtgtttgccatgcaggaaactaattgaagcaatccatcaccttcctgaccaggtataggtcaggtggcacgcccttgcacctccaggacgtgtgccagagcattgcgggccgtcgcccgagggaccagggccctccagcagtcctgggagcctcccggctctccgtgttgctcgtcggtgctcgccggtgggttttggcaggcaacagtagGATAGATTCATCCCCCACGGTTTCCACATCTCACCCGCACCATCGCCATCGCCGGATGGCGCGAGGAGCGGAGGTCGACCAGGACTTCAGCAGCAACCCTTTGTGAATCAGGTGAACGAGTATCAGGCGCGATCCAGGCACGCCTGGGCAACCTCATCCTTGCTCTCTTCTACTACCTCCAGTCCTCCACCGCAAGCTCCGGTTACTCATGGTAAGCAAAGCCCTGACCTGACTTGTTCGATTTCTTCTCAGATGTGGTATGCAGGTCCCGAGGTCCATCTCTTCACCTGATAGATCCGGTGTTCAGTTTCTCCAGGTTATGAATAAGGAATTAGTTTGCCATAGGGAAATCTTCAGTAGAGCTGGTGCGCAAAGCGCACCTTTCCACTTTTTGATTTGTTTTTTTTATATCTCGTAAATTATAaaatattttgatttgatttttcttcaaGTCACTCAAACGAGCTTGATTAATTTGTTTCGCCAGTTGTACAACCTACTATTCATTTTTACCAAGTTAAACGAGCTATTAGCGAGTTCGATGAACTCGGCTCGTTTAGCTGAACTCGTTTAACGATAAAATTTAAAACTTAGTTCGGCTTGTTATACACCAAGTTCAAGTCGAGGCAAGTCGAGTCACGAGTTACTCATTTAACTAGGCTAGTCATGTTTTCGGGCTTGATTGATCAGAGCAGATTTTTTATTAACGCGAGTGAAACAGTGTAGTTATAGTGGCTGTACTATTTTCTTCCAACAGACAAAAAGAAAGAACTGTTGCGCTGCATGGTTTCACTAGGTTCATCAGTTCTTACATAATCACTAGTATTCTTGTCTTTTTACAGTATCCTTCTCTTCCTTTGTATTGCATCCAACCCTTCCAATCGTGCAGGAAGTAGTACACTCTAAACTAAAATTCTGAACTTACAAACAAGCATTGCTGATAATTTTACAAATTATATGTACATAAACTACATGTACGCAGCCAGCTCAAGCATCCAACACATCTCTGGCCTCATTGTGGTTCGCTTGATCAGGCTTTTTAGCATGTCCTTAACTTGAGCCTTGAGTCTTTTTTTTTCGAATCTGCCCCAGTTCTTGTTGCTGATAAACGTGAGCAGGGTAGGAGTAGGCAGGGTAAGACGGCATGGCGTTGTACTGATGGTACGCGGGGTACTGCATCGGCACCACCGCGTTCTGATGGTAGCCGCCGCCACCCTTGGAGTCTTTACCACCGCCATTGCCAGCTCCACCGTAGCTGTTTTGTTCTCCGCCGTATCCATAACCGTTCTTTTCTCCCCCGTACCCATAGACTTCTTTCCTCTTGTCATCGCCGGAAGACACACTGACGAGCTCGGCGCGGCCTAAGCTGCGCCGGAGCATCGTCGTCAGCCCGATCGTGTCGATGCCGTCGCCCACGATGATGATCTTGTCCCCCTCCATCGTGGCGGATGTCACACCTGCATAGGTTTCAGTCCAGCACCTCTCTGTAAGAACTCGCGAACAGAAGAAGATATGACAGTTgctagtcatgatggctggcttgTTCTGTGACATACCTGCCATGCCAACAGTGGCCTTGAAGGCCTTCCTCCTGTTCCTCTCGCCATCCAATGGTAACTTCAGAACAATCTTTTGCTGCGAGAAAGAGCAAAACATCTTCAGATCGACGCACAAAATCAAGCAACTAAACACTACTAGTCCAAGAGCACGACTAGTTAAATTGGTTACAGTTGAGCTTGATTAACAACCAACCTTCACCATCTTTTGCTTGGAAGGCAGTATTTTGAACGACCTCTAGTATTGTCTAGCTTGACAGGTTGGTGCTTGGAGAGTGGGCTTGTGCAATTTCACAATGCAAGATGAGCTACCTTCTTATCAGCAACAAGATGTTCTGTCCTATTTATAGGCAAGCAGAAAGGCCAGATACAGGGAGAGAGCGGGAGGGGAAGCAACGGAGAAGGCTCTAGAGAGATAAAGCAGGCAAATGGAACAAAATACTAATCAGGCCAATCAAACAGTGCATTGGCTACTCTATTTTGACAATGATTGACATGCCTGTAGGCACTGTGCCAAAGCCAAACACCCCCAGGTCACTATACAGCCGGCGCTGCTGTGTTCCTGGAAACTCAACATTGAACAAGCGGCTGGTAGGCCCTGGAAAACTAATGTTCCGAAAACCGCTCTTTTAGAACACCGAGTTTTGTTTTGTCCTCAAGACAATTTCTTTTATCATGAAACTCTGCATGCACGTAAAAGGATAAAAGCGTACACATTGCAAGAAGtcagatttttaaaatttgaacaatttactATATTCACCCAGCAGCGTATGCAACCGGGAGCCAAGACGCCACCACCCACGGAACCCCATTACTAGATCTCTATGTTCCTTTTAACTCTCACCGAGTAAGTCAAGTATAGAGAGAGAAGCTGAAAATATCACCCTCTCAGCTCTGCTGGCTTGCACTTTCGATTTGTCGTGTAGAGCTTATCGTAGAACGAGGGTCCTACGTGCCCTTGTTATTAGCTCATCATGGAACTATTTCTTGTTTTGTATCATTGTTGTAATTACTGGATCAACGAAAATTTGTTAGGAAAAAGTCATTTGATAAAAGAGACTAGTACAGTTTTCCTCCTGGCTCCTTGATTGCTCAGAGAAGTGTTTCATACATGTAGTGACAACTGACAAGTGTGTTGGGTGGTTGAGTGGCATGTTAAGTGCTATATTATTATGTCGTGATCTGGATCTTGTGTATGGATTTCTCTAGTTAGTGACAGGATTGTCCCCTGCCATGCAAGGAGATGAAAGAGATGTCCGTACGAAAAACTACATGTTGGTAGCGACGGTAGGGTCAATCCAGAGCGTTAGAGCCAAAGTTTTGGCGTAATTCTTTAATCGATCGACCATAGATCATACTTTTATTATCATATTTCTATGCTTGACAAGTCCGAAGGATTTACTGCAGAAGTTGAAAAATCAACAAGTTTACATCGTCCCAACCGGTTATGAGAAAACATGTTTTGAAAATATGATATAGTTCACGAGGCAGTCTAGTTATTCCTTGTCAAAATTCAGAAAACATGCAAAGAAAGACAAATTTAATAAAACATTAAAATTTAAGGTGACAAATTTAATAAAATACTATCTTTTTAAGGTGATGTATTCAAATTTAGTCACATATATACTTATAAGTGAAGCTCATGTTCTATTCTAAGCTACCAAAAACATAAAAATCATTGCACCATACACATAATTGCATAACTTGTTACTTCTATTCTGCTAAACAGGGCAACAACACCACACACATAGAGCACCTTGGCGTGTAGTGTGGCCAGATCTTATAGAAGCATTTTATTGTGCTGAATAATACAACAACATCCTCTCAGTAATATTTGTTTAAATATGAGAAAACATACTGATGTGATGGTTAATTCAAAATTAACATTGTCACTAGGTGATATGTTGTCGCCGTTCTTGTTTCCCTTTGCTGATGGTATCACGAGTGTCTCACCTCTTATTCGCTCACGACACACTTTTGTTCTTTAAGGCGAATGATGTCTAAGTGGAGCGAGCGAGGCATGCCATATACACCTATGCAACAGCTACATGCCAATTGATAAATCATGCTAAATGCTTGATTCTTTTCATCTCAGTGTTCATACACAATCagaatttcattgatcatgtcgtCAAAATTAATTCTGCAGAGGTTGTCATCATTAaaggaagaaaatgaaaaatattttttttgagaaagaagacctttttttcttttcttttacccaACTACATAGAGAAGAAGAGTCGTCTAGAAGAAAATGAGCCCAAAGCCCAACCCTAGTTTTGTTACTCTCAATACTGGAGATGGATCCGGTTTCAGGAAAAGGCCCATGTAGAAGAGACAGATCCCCCACGGTTTCCACATCTCACCCGCACCACCGTCATCGCCGGATGGCGCGAGGAGCGGAAGTCgaccaggagcagcagcagcagcagcccttGGTGGATCAGGTGAAGGAATATCAGGCGCGATCCAGGCAGGCCTGGGCAGCCTCATccttcctctcctccacctccacctccaccgcaagCTCCAGTTCCTCATGGTAAGCAAGCCCCTATCCCTGACATGTGCATTTTCTTCTCAGATCTGGTCTGCAGGTCCTGAAGTCCATCTCCTTATCTGATCGATCCGGTGTTCAGTTTCCCCGGTTTAAGGTTAAATTAGCTTGGCCATATTGGGCGGAAACTCTCTTCTGTTTGGTAGGGCTTTACACTTCCACCCTTCATTTCTATCCAGTGTGGCATTGTTACCATTATCTTCTTCAACAACATCGCCAAATTGTTTATTTTCTTATGTGGCTAAACGAGATAACAATATCATCACTAGCCACTGCTATACATCAATAACCAATCAAATTCATCAAGGTTGAACTGAATCCCCAACAAGCCATAGTGGATCACCATTTAGTGTGAGTGCGACATTGATGGATACCAGcttctttccaaaaaaaaaaaatgcatgtgTAATATTGATTGCTTCTGTATTATCTGCATTTTTCCAACACATAAAAGTGCTGAAGATTGGTAAGATTTCTTCTTTTAGCATGCAATATTCAGGTCACATCTGTTCCCTAATCAAGTATCTGATGTTTGTTGGTGCAGGCTTGACGGTTTGCTCGTCATATGGGCGCTACTGTTACTTGCTTTACTGCTATTCACGTTTGTTgctttttatttcaaattcgtAGGACTTGCTTTCCTGTTTGCATTTGGTGCTGCACTTCTTTATATATGCATGAGACTAAAGAGAAAGCACAAGAGAAGTAAACAAAGAGTGCTTCTTCCGTTGTCAATGTAACATACACCTGACTTCTGCAAATACTTCTGTCACAACTTCTGCAAATGCTTCTGTCACAACATGTAAAGTGTTCTCTTTAATTCGTGAATACATTGTACACTTACAGCATTGTTCATACACTATTTTTCACTTTGAGTATTTACATCTGTTAGTGAGCAATAAATAATTTTTATGTCGTAAAAAGTATAATTGATGATACCAATATCAAGAATATTAACCATTTTACATTTAATGGATTTCATCTGGGGTCATCTACTGGTTTAAGTTGGATACTTACTTGAACTGACTTCGGACTTGAACATAATGATTTTCTATTTTGATATGGTTGAAGACTAAGAAAGCTCGCTCTAGTCCCTTTTATGCATCATTTGAAGAATGGAATAAGAATAACATTCCCAAATATGTGGAGTTTCCAGCAAATGTGAAGTGTTCACTCTATGTTGCAACATACTTGTATCGAACCACTAGCAGTACAAGGAAAGCGATCAGTTACCCCAGTGGCTGCATTGAAGGGGAGTGTCATATACAGATTCATCGAGAAAATGAAGACATGATTCTTAACTATCAGTTACCCTACTGACAGTATAAGGCAAGCAATCAGTTAGCCTAGTAGCAATGTTTTGACCACTCAGCAAGAAGCTAGCATCCGGAAGTAGCAAATGCTACATTTTTCATACACATGCAGGTGAGTTTATGACCTACTGTATATTTTTGTATGCAGCCAGCCCGAATATTGAATGATGCAATTCTGAAGCAGCAAAAATAGACTATGCTATGAACTGATAATTTTGCTCTAAATCTGTCCATCTGTCACAGAAATTCATAGTATACTAAGATTTAGAGAAACAGCTGTATGTCCCTTGGCATGTCATAAGGGCACATAAATCAGCAACGAAGTACCAGTAGTTCTTTAGCACCAAAAGATGCTCAGACCAGCATTTTGTATTGAGCACAAGCTCGTCTCCATTTGCTCACACCAACAATCATGCACATATTTAGCGCACATTTTATATGTACCATGTGAAGCAGGACGAGATGACATAGCTTGTTGATCCTAGAGAAACCACGTGAACAGCCTGTATAAGCTGCTGTCAGTTCTGATAACAATATCATCTAAGCCCGCAATTTACAATTATTCACAACAGTAGATTAATGCAACACTTCATGCACAGCAAAGAATCGCCAGAACTTACTTTAAGTATCAATCACTGCTTTGTGTATCAAATTATGGAATGAAACGTTACTACCTCCAATGAGTAGCCACATATTCAGCTCAAGCTTGGTGATGTAACACCACTGAAACAGGGAACAAGTTGTGAAGCAGGCACACAGATGATAGAGTTGAAACACATAATCAGAAATCCTAGTGCATCCATACATCAAACAACGGGGATAGCCGACAATTACATTTCAACACTGCGGTTGATTAAACGATACTAGGATGTTCAACAACCATAAGGACGCGCAACACAGACAGTCTGCAGGTTCAACTTCACGACCACAAACTAGCACAACGACACGGGGACTTGCGATAAGTTGATAAGCTAGTGGCTAGATGGCCAGGCGACGGACCTCCTAGCTGCTATTGATCATCTCCTCTGGCGGCGGGTGCGTTGGTTGGCCTCGCTGACGGTGATGGTGCGGACGCCCAGATCCTGCCCATTCATGCCCTCGATGGCGTCGTTCATCGACTTGCTGTCCTTGAAGGCGACAAAGCCGAAGCCGCGGGATCTGCCAGTCTCCCGGTCGGTGACGATCTGAAAATTTTCATGACACCTATAGTTAGACATACTATGGAAATTACACTAATAATTACGGAAGTGGAACAGTGCTGATACTGGGTTTTGAGAATCCATACCATAGTTCTATCCTCAAACTAGGGTTTGTTTTGGGGGTAGTGGCCAAAATGGTTACCAATAGGGATATTGGTTCGATTTGAGAATTGAAAACGACGAGGCTAAGATCCCAAAAATCTTGGTATCCAAAGAAATGCCCCTAAGGGGCATTTCTTTTTTTTCAATTTAAGATTGAAGAAGGGACTCCGTGAAGGAATACCAAGACTTCCTAATTATCATACATTATCATACATCTTATTTTACCTACATACACTAAAGTAAGGACTACTTATTCAAGGGATAATCAGATTAAATAGGCCGACCATAAATTAATTTATGATTTGTGTTGTGGATCCATTTCTTCATTTGGAATCTGGGCTCTTCTATCTTCGACTTATTTTTTTTGCTTTattctttatttatttcatttCGATTTTTCCCTCTTCCTCTATCCTCTAGGTACAGCGTTTGCATCAATAGAGAACCTTTTCCTCTGTGTGAATCTATATTATTCCATTCCAATTTCTTCCCGACACTTTCCAAGAAAAATCCCGAATTGGATCCAAAATTGACGGGTTAATGTGAGCTTGGGCATTACTATCTTGGAGTTGGACAAATACGAAAAGGAAAAAGACAGGCGTTTCTACTGCATTGCATCATTTGCATGTCAAGTGGAACCATCTTATCTTTGATGACCAATCATTAGCTGTACCAGTAATAGGGGACAGGAAAAGGTATAAATTTGTTTGAGTGTTTGACCATGGTCCATGGGGGCAGCCAATATTTAACTGAGATCTTAGTCCTCGAAAAATCTGTGTTGGGGATAAGAGAACAGAGAGGTGGAGCATGTGCCCCACCACGCACAGATCCAAACTGAGAATGGTCCAGCCAAACTGAAAcctaaagaaacctagagaacgacgacgagggcacACGTACATATCCATCCACAATGTCACCAAAATTTTCCAGCAAAGAACAGATCGAGCATGAGCCACGATGGATCTGAACTATTAAAGATGAAACAAAAACAATGCGGCTAAGCTGGATCTAAACCTAGAAAGCAACGAGCAAACAAGCACAGATCCCATCCAAATCTAAAATACAGTGCTTAGCTAAAACTTGGCGGCCGCAAACAAAGGAAATACAAGAGCAGAAGCATCGTATCGAGCAGGCATCGACCGAAAACCCACTCACGTCGGCGTAGATCGGGTCGTAGTCGGCGAAGGCGTCCTTGAGTGAGCGCTCGTCGGCGCGCCAGGGGAGGTTGCTCACACGGACACGGTGCTCAGGCGacccgtcgtcgtcgttgtcccaCCACGGGCACGACATTGCCAAACCCTAACCACGAAGCGCACTACAAAGAGGaacggatggttttctctggtctgAATAGGAAAGGGGGCGCTTCGAGCGAGGGTGGTGTCCCATATGACAGTAGGAACAATGCGGGTCCATCTATACATGGGCATTCTTCGGGCCTGGCCCGGCCAGGCCGGGCTTCGGGCCTGTCCTAACAAAGACTGACGCAAAAAcccaggcccaggcccggcccgaccatcggGCCTAACTTTTAGGCTCAAGCCCGACCCATCACTACAAAAGCCCGTCGGGCCAAGGGTCTCGGGCTGGGCCGCTTCCCTATTTCACACATTTTTCAGGCCCAGGCTCGATCCACAGACATGCTCGGGCTGGCCTAAGCTCGGAAAATTCGATCCGGGCCGGGCTTCCAATGGCCAGGTATGGGTCCATCCGGCTCTCACGTGTAAGGCCATCTCTAGCGGACCGACCCAAAATGCCGACCCATTTAGCCCATTTATGTCCATTTGGATCGGTCCGCGGACAGTTTGGTGGTGTTTGTCCGTTTTGGTTGGGTGGTGCGTCCATCGGCCCAACCTAAAGTGCTCTACCTCTAATGGTGATGGGACGCTAATGGCCGTCGTCGGCTTCGTGCGCGCGTCGTAGATGATTCACGTGTTTCCAGTTAGTTCAGTTAGTTCCTACCCACGGCGGCTCCGATTTCTCGCTCGCGCTTGTTTTATGTTTCCCGTCACAGTCGAAAAAAATCGCGCGCGTGGGGGCATTTCCCGCCCAAAGACGAGGGCTATAAAAACGCCCACCGGCGCGACGACGGCCACCACACCTAATTGACGCAGAAACACCAAATCATCGATGCCTCGCCGGTCACGGTGGGCAAAAAAACCGATGACCGAAGACCGAAACCGAAAAGACCGAGACCGAACCCGAAAAGGCCGATACCGAAATGACCGATAAAATATTGGGTAGAAAATTTTATAGACCGAATTTAGTTTGGTCAATTTTGTTCTAGGAAACGAATAGACCAAAATGACCTAATTTTACGTAAGATTGTCCCAATCTTTAGATTTTTTGATATGCGTGAGATGTGATATTGTTGAATGTTCATAAATTTCTCTAGCGTTGTTACATTTTTGTTTAGATTGTTGAACATTTATTCGTACCAATTGAtaataatatatgcaatgaaaaaacATCCAAAATACATCTAAAATGTTGTCAACCTTTTACTAAATAATGTCTAAGTTTTGCGTTGACAACGTCGGCCACACTGTTCGGTCATGACAGAATCCGAACCCGAATTATTGGGTACCCGAATTTGTCGGGTAGTAAAAGTAATAAGTATATTTCGGTCTTCATTTTTTTCTGACCGAATTTGAAATAGACCGAAATACAAAAACCGAattttcggtcatgaccgaatgcCCACCCCTACTCGCCGGAATATCGCCAACTGGGACCACATCAGGGTGATGTGCCTAGCCCGCTTCTCTCGAAGGTCCGACGAGGAGGTCGAGATCATGGCCACGAAGATGACCCGCGTACAGGCGGAGGACCATGTGGCCGCCTTCGAGCATGAAggttgttgtggatatacttaatGGGTACCATCGACAATGCCTGGATCGGGCaaccccgggtggcccacagatggtggtggtggcatacggcccaccggatgggccagttgctgttgatcaagatggaagaagtccagcccaagaACAAAGAGCCGGATCTGGGCCGACCTGCGCCAGGAGTCGGATCTAGCAAGGCCCAttaaggtagccggatccagtacgacaagATTAGGTATAGTTGGATCCTTGATGTGGACGACAATGTATATTTCATAGTTAGGCAAGTTTCTATtatggctaggactctccgtgtaaaccctagatcagggcacctttataagccggatccctagaggcacaaccacaactcattatgACAACGCGAAAGCGTCCAGATAATCGAGACAAGTAGCAGTAGGCCCTGCCTCCGAGCagcgtgttccgaagctgggtaaatcgcgtaccatcgTCCCAATGGCTCTCTGCCCTATGGCCCCCACTTCTTCCTGCCTTCGTGagcatccctcctccggggtaccgtcgaatagccATCGACAAAGGCGATGTGGCGCATCAAGCGTGGTGGAGGTGGTCGAGGCAATGGCGCGGCAGGCTCTGGAGCAGGCGGTGGCCAAGGAGGCCGCCACGGTGGCCATGTGTGCTGCCACGAGGCGGCCATGGAGCtcttggaggaggaggaagcgtctGCGGCGGCTGCAAAGGGCCGCTAGAGACCTCGTCCGTCGGCAGCGCGACGAGGTAGCAGCGGCGAGGGTGGTCACGACGGCTTGGGATGAGCGCGATGCGGTGCTGGCTATGGCGGCAGCGGCGACTGACGCAACATAGGCGGTGGTGGCAGCAGCGGTTGAGGCGGAGAGGGCTGCAACGGCGACTGTCGATGCGGTggtggcagcggaggaggagaggagcgtgCAGTGGGAAGTCGAGATCACCGCCGCCTTGGCCAGCCGTCAGGCCCAATGCCGCCGGATCTCCAGCGCGCGCACGAACGCCGCCAGGAAGAAGTCATATGGGCTGCACGGGCGGCCGTGGACGGAGATGACGTCGTGGGCGGCAAGGAGTTGACGTGTAGGGGCCAGCCTAGTAGCAGCCGTTGTTTCTTTTTGTGTTTAGATGCGAGCCTTTTGTAACTGGTTGTCGGATCCTAATGAATCAATTTATTAGTGTGATGTGACACTTACAAACAACGCTCAACGCCCTGTGAGCGGACAACAACACGGTCCACGCAGCGTCCGCGCCGATGCATCCATTCTTCAAATTTGATAAACCGATGGGTTAGAGCAGACATATCGATTCATTTGGGTGACCCTCATAAAACGTGCGCAGCCTGTCCTGTTCGCCGGTCCGCATGAACCGTTTCAAACGGCCCTAGACAGAATAGATCGTCCTAGCACCGGGTGTGGGCTTGCAGTTTGTGGCCGTGGACCAGATGGAAAAGTGTCAATGACATTCCAGCATGCTTGACGCCGTGTGACAACCTGCTTCATTTCGATTTAGCGACTGCAACGCGTTTCACTCCACGTTTGTTTTCCCGCGTGCATTTCGACATTTTTGATCCTATGGTGAAAGTTTAATcctattttttctaaaaaaaatatctGACCATTTTTAGTAGATCATGTTTTCGGCGCATGTTTTACTTCAATGTCACAAATCAAATGAGAAAATTCTAGTTTTAAAACTATATTTTAAGAAGGCTTTTGATAAAATTCAACACTCAACAATACTGGAAATTCTTACT encodes:
- the LOC124651256 gene encoding glycine-rich RNA-binding protein 7-like gives rise to the protein MSCPWWDNDDDGSPEHRVRVSNLPWRADERSLKDAFADYDPIYADIVTDRETGRSRGFGFVAFKDSKSMNDAIEGMNGQDLGVRTITVSEANQRTRRQRR
- the LOC124656599 gene encoding uncharacterized protein LOC124656599; the protein is MVKQKIVLKLPLDGERNRRKAFKATVGMAGVTSATMEGDKIIIVGDGIDTIGLTTMLRRSLGRAELVSVSSGDDKRKEVYGYGGEKNGYGYGGEQNSYGGAGNGGGKDSKGGGGYHQNAVVPMQYPAYHQYNAMPSYPAYSYPAHVYQQQELGQIRKKKTQGSS
- the LOC124656600 gene encoding uncharacterized protein LOC124656600, which gives rise to MARGAEVDQEQQQQQPLVDQVKEYQARSRQAWAASSFLSSTSTSTASSSSSWLDGLLVIWALLLLALLLFTFVAFYFKFVGLAFLFAFGAALLYICMRLKRKHKRSKQRVLLPLSM